One segment of Tenrec ecaudatus isolate mTenEca1 chromosome 1, mTenEca1.hap1, whole genome shotgun sequence DNA contains the following:
- the LOC142453494 gene encoding olfactory receptor 10T2-like: MRSKIEDDPHAILLTLSSLFQAPEKQQGNMTWLVMEFVLVVFSNFPELRILLFILFFLTYLVTLSGNATIITIIHVDRTLHTPMYRFLAVLSLSETCYSLVTIPNMLAHLLMENQAISIAGCRAQMFFFLGFGCSNCFLLTLMGYDRYVAICHPLRYSMIMRPTICLGLGALMFCFGYSVAVIETSMIFSSPFCSNRVEHFFCDVIPVLKLNCIERARKALVIFFLSILVMLVSFLLILLSYAFIVAAIVRIPSAAGRHKAFSTCAAHLTVVIVHFGCASIIYLRPESEGNHEQDRLVAVFYTVVTPLLNPVVYTLWNKEVRLALRRTLAPSRGSQSS; encoded by the coding sequence ATGATCCACATGCCATTCTACTGACTCTGTCATCTCTCTTTCAGgctcctgagaagcagcaggGAAATATGACCTGGCTGGTGATGGAATTCGTGCTGGTGGTATTCTCCAACTTCCCAGAGCTGAGGATCCTGCTCTTCATCTTGTTCTTCCTCACATACCTGGTCACCCTCAGTGGCaatgccaccatcatcaccatcatccacGTGGACCGTACACTCCACACTCCCATGTACCGTTTCCTGGCGGTGCTGTCCCTCTCTGAGACCTGCTACTCGCTAGTCACCATCCCCAACATGCTGGCCCATCTGCTGATGGAGAACCAGGCCATCTCCATTGCTGGCTGTCGGGCTCAGATGTTCTTCTTCCTGGGTTTTGGGTGTAGCAATTGCTTTCTTCTTACCCTGATGGGCTATGACCGGTATGTGGCCATCTGCCACCCTCTCCGCTACTCGATGATCATGAGACCCACCATTTGCCTTGGTCTGGGAGCCCTGATGTTCTGCTTTGGGTACTCAGTGGCCGTGATAGAGACCAGTATGATCTTCTCCTCTCCTTTCTGCAGCAACCGTGTAGAGCACTTCTTCTGTGATGTCATTCCAGTGCTGAAGCTAAACTGCATCGAGCGAGCCAGAAAGGCACTGGTCATCTTCTTCCTGAGCATCCTTGTCATGCTGGTCTCCTTTCTCCTCATCCTTCTCTCCTACGCCTTTATTGTGGCCGCCATTGTGAGGATTCCTTCGGCAGCGGGCAGGCATAAGGCCTTCTCCACCTGTGCGGCCCACCTCACTGTGGTCATTGTACATTTTGGCTGTGCCTCCATCATCTACCTGCGACCTGAGTCAGAGGGGAACCATGAGCAGGACCGCCTGGTGGCTGTGTTTTACACGGTGGTCACACCATTGTTGAACCCTGTGGTGTACACACTGTGGAATAAGGAGGTGAGGCTGGCTTTGAGGCGGACTCTGGCACCTAGCCGTGGGTCACAGAGTTCTTAA